In Thermoleophilia bacterium, the DNA window GTGTTGACGAGCGCGGGCCACGCAGACTCGTGCCCGGACGACCGCACTGGACTCACCCGTCGAAGTCTGCTCGAGCATCTCGACCCGGTTGAGCCGTGGCATGTCCACACGGAGATCGATGCGATCGGCGATGGGCCCCGAGATACGTGCCCGGTACGCCGCGGCGCGTCCCGGAGGGCACGTGCAGGCCCGAAGCGAATCGCCCGCATAGCCGCACGGACACGGATTGCCGGCGCACACCAACACCGGTTCGGCCGGGAAGCGTGCGCTTCCGAAGGCACGCGTGATGTCGATGAGACCCTCCTCCATCGGCTGACGCAGCGCATCGAGGGCCGCCGGCGGGAACATGCAGACCTC includes these proteins:
- a CDS encoding ATP-binding protein, whose translation is EVCMFPPAALDALRQPMEEGLIDITRAFGSARFPAEPVLVCAGNPCPCGYAGDSLRACTCPPGRAAAYRARISGPIADRIDLRVDMPRLNRVEMLEQTSTGESSAVVRARVCVARARQHARGQSVPNARLGAVTARKVAAIDATGRALLGTAIDRLGLTARGCDRVIRVARTIADLDGADHVEPGHLAEALRYRSTGSMG